A window of the Nocardia sp. NBC_01329 genome harbors these coding sequences:
- a CDS encoding acetyl-CoA C-acetyltransferase — MTTKSRTTRPVAILGGNRIPFARSDKAYAHASNQDMFTAVLDGLVSRFGLRSERLGMVAGGAVLKRVGEHGLIRESVLGSRLSPYTPAHDLQLACGTGLQAVVTVGDAIAAGRIDVGIGGGTDTTSDAPIGVSERMREWMLNINRARTNADRLKLVGQLRPGMVGIEIPRNAEPRTGLSMGEHAAITAKEFGVSRDAQDELAYLSHKNMAAAYERGFFDDLVTPFLGLSRDDNLRPNSSLEKLGTLKPVFGVKLGDATMTAGNSTPLTDGASAVLLSSDEWAAQHNLPVLAHLVDSEVAAVDYIHGPDGLLMAPTYAVPRLLARNGLTLQDFDFYEIHEAFASVVLATLQAWESDQYCKERLGLDGALGSIDRTKLNINGSSLAAGHPFAATGGRIVAQAAKQLAEKGSGRALISICAAGGQGVVAILER, encoded by the coding sequence GTGACCACCAAATCCCGTACGACCCGTCCGGTAGCCATCCTCGGCGGTAACCGCATCCCGTTCGCGCGGTCCGACAAGGCCTACGCCCACGCCTCCAACCAGGACATGTTCACCGCCGTCCTGGACGGACTGGTGAGCCGGTTCGGCCTGCGATCGGAACGGCTGGGCATGGTCGCCGGTGGCGCGGTACTCAAGCGGGTCGGTGAGCACGGCCTGATCCGGGAGAGCGTGCTGGGTAGCCGGCTCAGCCCCTACACCCCCGCCCACGATCTGCAGCTGGCCTGCGGTACCGGCCTGCAGGCCGTGGTCACCGTCGGCGACGCGATCGCGGCCGGCCGGATCGACGTGGGTATCGGCGGCGGCACCGACACCACCTCCGACGCGCCCATCGGGGTGAGCGAGCGGATGCGGGAATGGATGCTGAACATCAACCGCGCGCGGACCAACGCGGACAGGCTCAAGCTGGTGGGCCAGTTGCGGCCGGGCATGGTCGGGATCGAGATCCCGCGCAACGCCGAACCCCGCACCGGCCTGTCGATGGGCGAGCACGCCGCCATCACAGCGAAGGAATTCGGGGTATCCCGCGATGCGCAGGACGAACTGGCCTATCTGTCGCACAAGAATATGGCCGCCGCCTACGAACGCGGTTTCTTCGACGATCTGGTGACCCCGTTCCTCGGGCTCAGCCGGGACGACAACCTGCGCCCGAACTCCTCGCTCGAGAAGCTGGGCACGCTGAAGCCCGTGTTCGGGGTGAAGCTGGGCGACGCCACCATGACGGCGGGTAACTCCACCCCACTCACCGATGGCGCCTCGGCGGTGCTGCTGTCCAGCGACGAATGGGCGGCCCAGCACAATCTGCCGGTGCTCGCGCATCTGGTGGACAGCGAAGTCGCCGCGGTCGACTACATCCACGGTCCCGACGGCCTGCTCATGGCCCCCACCTACGCGGTGCCGCGGCTGCTGGCCCGCAACGGCCTGACCCTGCAGGATTTCGATTTCTACGAGATCCACGAGGCCTTCGCCTCGGTGGTGCTGGCCACGCTGCAGGCCTGGGAATCGGATCAGTACTGCAAGGAGCGGCTGGGTCTCGACGGGGCGCTCGGTTCGATCGATCGCACCAAGCTGAACATCAACGGGTCCTCGCTGGCCGCCGGGCACCCGTTCGCCGCCACCGGTGGCCGGATCGTCGCCCAGGCCGCCAAGCAGCTGGCGGAGAAGGGGTCGGGCCGCGCGCTCATCTCGATCTGCGCAGCCGGTGGTCAGGGCGTGGTGGCCATCCTGGAGCGCTGA
- a CDS encoding MFS transporter, which translates to MNTPPERSEARLLVRSLIFIALVVAAVGSLGTPLITSVATTFHVSLDSAQWTLTISLLSGAIATPVLGRLGAGPHRRATILATLAVAVAGSALTVLPLPFAWLLAGRAAQGVGLGLTALMMGVARDHLPEGRGAATIALISVVSIIGAGVGYPLAGLLTEFGGVRAAYGLGLFVTALAFLAAWRSIPAAPDGRSAHVDVAGALILAGGLFLVLFLASETSLWSHHLAVAMVLAIAAVLLLCIWTASELRSKTPLINVRALRHPVVAGANIAMFAGGIGMYLLLTLITRYAQTPHSAGYGFGLTTFVAGLVLVPFSALGFVAGKLTPRVRERVDAPLLLAGSAVVVGGGFVLFAAARSNLAELFVAMGVLGFGVGSFSAAMPGVILAVTPKSETASAMSFNYVVRSVGYSLGSAIGGLVLAAGTDIGHLFPNNSAYTTAALVGIAAMAITTMTSLALAHQRPLETNPPAAPTGAPSQGRSSR; encoded by the coding sequence ATGAACACTCCCCCGGAGCGCTCCGAAGCGCGGCTGCTGGTCCGCTCGTTGATATTCATTGCCCTGGTCGTGGCGGCGGTCGGCAGCCTCGGGACGCCGCTCATCACCAGCGTGGCGACCACGTTCCACGTCTCACTCGACAGCGCGCAGTGGACGCTGACCATCTCGCTGCTGAGCGGCGCCATCGCTACGCCCGTCCTCGGCCGGCTCGGAGCCGGCCCACACCGACGAGCCACGATTCTCGCCACGCTGGCGGTCGCCGTCGCCGGCAGCGCGCTCACCGTGCTACCGCTGCCGTTCGCGTGGCTGCTTGCCGGTAGGGCGGCCCAAGGCGTCGGGCTCGGTCTGACGGCGCTGATGATGGGCGTGGCCCGTGACCATCTTCCCGAGGGACGCGGCGCGGCCACGATCGCCCTGATCTCGGTGGTCTCGATCATCGGGGCCGGCGTCGGTTACCCGCTCGCCGGGCTGCTCACCGAGTTCGGCGGGGTGCGGGCCGCCTATGGCCTGGGTCTGTTCGTCACCGCTCTCGCTTTCCTGGCCGCGTGGCGCTCCATCCCCGCAGCTCCCGACGGCCGCTCCGCTCACGTGGATGTAGCGGGCGCGCTCATCCTGGCGGGTGGACTGTTCCTCGTCCTGTTCCTCGCAAGCGAGACGAGTCTATGGAGCCATCACCTCGCCGTGGCGATGGTCCTCGCCATCGCTGCCGTGCTCTTGCTCTGCATCTGGACCGCCTCCGAGTTGCGCAGTAAGACGCCGCTGATCAATGTCCGGGCACTGCGGCACCCGGTGGTCGCCGGGGCGAATATCGCCATGTTCGCCGGCGGGATCGGCATGTACCTCCTACTCACGCTCATCACCCGGTACGCGCAGACGCCGCACAGCGCCGGCTACGGCTTCGGGCTGACCACCTTCGTCGCCGGGCTGGTCCTTGTCCCGTTCTCTGCGCTGGGATTCGTCGCCGGGAAGCTCACGCCTCGGGTTCGCGAACGGGTCGACGCCCCCTTGCTCTTGGCCGGCAGCGCCGTCGTCGTCGGCGGCGGGTTCGTCCTGTTTGCGGCGGCCCGATCGAACCTGGCCGAACTGTTCGTCGCAATGGGCGTGCTGGGCTTCGGCGTCGGCAGCTTCTCGGCCGCCATGCCCGGCGTCATCCTGGCCGTCACCCCCAAGAGCGAGACGGCGAGTGCCATGAGCTTCAACTATGTCGTCCGCAGCGTCGGGTACTCCCTGGGCAGCGCTATAGGCGGCCTGGTCCTGGCCGCTGGCACCGATATCGGCCATCTCTTCCCGAACAACAGCGCCTACACCACGGCAGCGCTGGTCGGCATCGCCGCGATGGCGATCACGACTATGACCAGCCTCGCTCTCGCCCACCAACGCCCCCTCGAGACCAACCCGCCCGCCGCCCCAACCGGCGCGCCGAGCCAGGGCCGGTCGAGTCGATGA
- a CDS encoding carboxymuconolactone decarboxylase family protein, whose protein sequence is MSRIALLEPPYADQAGALLARMMPGDVPPIGLFRMFARNLPMAGAMHGWGRYELGRQLTLTMREREIAIDRTCVLCGCEYEWGVHMMLFAERVGLTREQAASLVHGGPADQCWTSERERLLILAVDALHERSDIDDALWTRLVSVFDELQLLDLLLLCGWYHAVSFAARATRVPHEPGAPRFADFLPLIPETSR, encoded by the coding sequence ATGTCGCGAATAGCCCTGCTAGAACCGCCGTACGCCGATCAGGCCGGCGCGCTACTCGCGCGCATGATGCCCGGGGACGTGCCGCCGATCGGGCTGTTCCGGATGTTCGCCAGAAACCTCCCGATGGCCGGCGCTATGCACGGATGGGGGCGCTACGAGCTGGGCCGACAGCTGACCCTGACCATGAGGGAACGCGAGATCGCCATCGACCGGACATGCGTGCTGTGCGGCTGCGAGTACGAGTGGGGCGTGCACATGATGCTGTTCGCCGAACGGGTCGGGCTCACCCGCGAGCAAGCCGCATCCCTGGTGCACGGCGGCCCCGCTGACCAGTGCTGGACGTCGGAGCGGGAACGGCTGCTCATCCTGGCTGTCGACGCCCTGCACGAGCGTTCCGACATCGATGACGCGCTGTGGACACGGCTCGTGTCGGTTTTCGACGAGCTCCAGTTGCTCGATCTGCTTCTGCTGTGCGGGTGGTACCACGCCGTGAGCTTCGCCGCGCGCGCCACGCGCGTGCCGCACGAGCCCGGCGCGCCTCGCTTCGCCGACTTCCTCCCGCTAATCCCCGAGACCAGCCGATGA
- a CDS encoding winged helix-turn-helix transcriptional regulator, producing MPTPRPATPVRGSTTGRPVMAAMDLFGRRWTLRILWELRAGPLGARALLARCEGLSSSVLYQRLRELTASGLIAPSADGYELTELGTALGYALRPLDEWAITWAQAQERNDQNPVEA from the coding sequence ATGCCGACACCGCGCCCAGCAACACCGGTTCGTGGATCGACTACCGGCCGTCCGGTCATGGCCGCGATGGATCTCTTCGGCCGTCGGTGGACGCTGCGAATTCTCTGGGAGCTGCGTGCGGGTCCACTCGGTGCGCGTGCGCTGCTGGCACGGTGCGAAGGTCTGTCATCCAGTGTCCTCTACCAGCGGCTTCGCGAACTCACAGCAAGCGGGCTCATCGCCCCCTCGGCCGACGGCTACGAGCTCACTGAGCTTGGGACAGCACTCGGTTACGCCCTCCGACCGCTCGACGAATGGGCGATCACCTGGGCGCAGGCGCAAGAGCGGAACGATCAGAATCCGGTGGAGGCATGA
- a CDS encoding Tn3 family transposase, translating to MTAATNKAESFNQFSVGGFGNGGAIADNDPVEQEKTAKFNALLSNAVIFHSALDIAEIVRQLQAEGMEIHPEDLAQVSPCLTEHIRRFGEYSTHELGDEPAAYDSRLDINFTRRAGRPGDLGFSQAA from the coding sequence GTGACCGCGGCGACGAACAAGGCCGAGTCGTTCAACCAGTTTTCAGTGGGCGGCTTCGGCAACGGTGGTGCGATCGCCGACAACGACCCCGTCGAGCAGGAGAAGACCGCGAAGTTCAACGCGCTGCTGTCCAATGCGGTGATTTTCCATAGCGCCCTAGACATCGCCGAGATCGTGCGCCAGCTGCAGGCCGAAGGGATGGAGATCCATCCGGAGGACCTGGCGCAGGTCTCGCCGTGCCTGACCGAGCACATCCGTCGCTTCGGCGAGTACTCCACCCACGAACTCGGCGATGAACCGGCCGCCTATGACTCGCGCCTGGACATCAACTTCACCCGCCGCGCGGGCCGACCCGGCGACCTAGGCTTCTCACAGGCCGCGTGA
- a CDS encoding nitroreductase family deazaflavin-dependent oxidoreductase yields the protein MSNSRALPAAITDALVSTATRALHNRRLMRAPIWAYRARLGFLFGSRMLMLEHIGRKSGTRRYVVLEVIDRPEPGTYVVVSGFGTRAQWFRNLQANPAARIWPGTRGPAHATAQLLDPDAAAQSLQSYITRHPRAWNTMKPALENTLGAPIDDQGTELPMVALHIGTRQQPEHRPVTVERR from the coding sequence ATGTCCAACTCCCGCGCACTGCCCGCTGCCATCACCGATGCCCTGGTCTCCACGGCGACCCGGGCATTGCACAACCGGCGCCTGATGCGCGCCCCGATCTGGGCTTACCGCGCCCGGCTCGGATTCCTGTTCGGATCACGCATGCTGATGCTCGAACACATCGGCCGCAAATCCGGTACCCGCCGATACGTCGTCCTCGAAGTCATCGACCGTCCCGAACCCGGCACCTACGTCGTAGTCTCTGGATTCGGCACCCGCGCACAATGGTTCCGCAATCTGCAAGCCAACCCGGCCGCGCGGATCTGGCCCGGGACCCGCGGCCCGGCCCACGCCACCGCACAGCTACTCGACCCCGATGCGGCAGCACAATCGTTGCAGTCCTACATCACTCGTCACCCACGCGCGTGGAACACGATGAAACCGGCACTTGAAAACACCCTCGGTGCCCCGATAGACGACCAGGGCACAGAACTACCCATGGTCGCACTACACATCGGAACCCGTCAGCAACCTGAGCATCGACCGGTCACCGTAGAACGACGTTGA
- a CDS encoding TetR/AcrR family transcriptional regulator: MRSLIEDRTARARIRDEALRLFAERGPDAVSVRDIAAAAGVSPALVMRHYRTKEGLRDAVDEHVAAVFETLLDQVTDPHGTKPLDSKLATTMAEIVIAQLPADSPIPAYLGRMLLGGGPVGNALFARLYVISRDALAGLAAAGSADTGDDPAIRAAFLLINDLAFLMLRPHIGEVLGVELLSPAGMRRWGTEVLSIYRHGLGGAANLA, translated from the coding sequence ATGCGTTCACTCATCGAGGATAGGACGGCGCGAGCGAGGATCCGCGACGAGGCGCTGCGACTGTTCGCCGAAAGAGGTCCGGACGCCGTGAGCGTGCGCGACATCGCGGCCGCGGCGGGGGTTTCGCCCGCGCTCGTCATGCGTCATTACCGCACGAAGGAAGGGCTGCGCGATGCGGTCGACGAGCATGTGGCCGCGGTCTTCGAGACCCTGCTGGACCAGGTCACCGATCCGCACGGCACGAAACCGCTCGACAGCAAACTGGCAACGACCATGGCCGAGATCGTGATCGCGCAACTCCCCGCCGACTCACCCATCCCCGCCTATCTCGGACGGATGCTACTAGGCGGAGGGCCAGTCGGAAATGCGCTATTCGCACGGCTGTACGTGATAAGCCGGGACGCCTTGGCCGGTCTCGCGGCCGCGGGTTCGGCCGATACCGGCGACGACCCCGCCATCCGTGCGGCATTTCTCTTGATCAATGATCTCGCCTTCTTGATGCTGCGACCGCACATCGGCGAAGTACTCGGCGTCGAACTGCTGTCCCCGGCGGGAATGCGTCGCTGGGGCACCGAGGTGCTGTCGATCTATCGACACGGATTAGGGGGCGCCGCCAACCTGGCCTGA
- a CDS encoding TetR/AcrR family transcriptional regulator, with protein sequence MARTAEQSAALSAATRSAVQTAAVRVFARHGYAASAIRDIAVEAGVGIGTIYRHYPTKDALYADLLDQALTGLVALTENLSGPGRPVETIREFTVQYLAGLTADDGAAEFMIVINQGVTAGTPDASIARLHGAHRSMWRAFEDLIRRGQAIGEFGHGDPAQLTTCYFAMLGGLTSIRVGLGAEFTAPDVDVVLKLLIEGRTG encoded by the coding sequence ATGGCACGTACCGCTGAGCAGAGTGCCGCGCTGTCCGCGGCGACCCGGAGCGCGGTTCAGACCGCGGCGGTGCGCGTTTTCGCCCGGCACGGGTACGCCGCGTCGGCCATCCGCGATATCGCGGTCGAAGCCGGCGTCGGCATCGGCACGATCTACCGCCACTATCCGACCAAAGACGCGCTGTACGCCGACCTGCTCGACCAGGCCCTGACCGGCCTCGTCGCGCTGACCGAGAACCTTTCCGGCCCAGGACGTCCGGTCGAGACGATCCGGGAATTCACCGTTCAGTACCTCGCGGGTCTCACCGCTGACGACGGCGCCGCGGAGTTCATGATCGTCATCAACCAGGGCGTCACCGCCGGTACCCCGGACGCGTCGATCGCTCGACTCCACGGCGCCCACCGCTCGATGTGGCGGGCCTTCGAAGATCTGATCCGTCGAGGCCAGGCGATCGGCGAGTTCGGTCACGGTGATCCGGCACAACTCACGACCTGCTACTTCGCGATGCTCGGCGGTCTCACCTCGATCCGCGTGGGCCTGGGCGCCGAATTCACCGCCCCGGACGTCGATGTCGTACTCAAACTGCTGATAGAGGGACGAACTGGATGA
- a CDS encoding GNAT family N-acetyltransferase, with protein MIEIEHGHKLGEGYRRRITEVLVRGFAEDFAFFSSDPEKLTAAFEHMLLLERFAVALADGEPAAIASITTGDQECFAPRLPEFRRHLGLLHGTLSYPIVRSQFLGAPDEARDGLAEIAFVATVPAHQGRGVGTALMRHIVALPGYDEFILREIKDTNAPALGLYRKFGFTEYQRRPVRFARRAGFDHYLSLHLKKA; from the coding sequence ATGATCGAGATCGAGCACGGTCACAAGCTGGGCGAGGGCTACCGCCGACGGATCACCGAGGTGCTGGTGCGTGGCTTCGCTGAGGACTTCGCCTTTTTCTCTTCCGACCCGGAGAAATTGACCGCCGCGTTCGAGCACATGCTCCTGCTGGAGAGGTTCGCTGTGGCCCTGGCCGATGGCGAACCTGCGGCCATCGCATCGATCACCACTGGTGATCAGGAGTGCTTCGCGCCCCGACTGCCGGAGTTCCGCCGCCACCTCGGGCTCCTGCACGGGACCCTCAGCTACCCGATCGTGCGCTCGCAGTTCCTCGGCGCGCCCGATGAGGCACGAGATGGACTGGCCGAGATCGCCTTCGTCGCCACCGTCCCCGCCCACCAAGGGCGTGGGGTGGGTACCGCACTGATGCGACACATCGTCGCGCTGCCCGGATACGACGAGTTCATCCTGCGCGAGATCAAGGACACCAACGCGCCCGCGCTCGGTCTCTACCGCAAGTTCGGCTTCACCGAATACCAGCGACGACCCGTCCGCTTCGCGCGCCGCGCCGGCTTCGACCACTACCTATCACTGCACCTGAAAAAGGCGTAG